From a region of the Anoplopoma fimbria isolate UVic2021 breed Golden Eagle Sablefish chromosome 16, Afim_UVic_2022, whole genome shotgun sequence genome:
- the dnajc3a gene encoding dnaJ homolog subfamily C member 3a, which yields MVSIEHVAHKILTYVPYVLVLIDMRYEGVKCSRDGSVDNHMEMGKKLLAAGQLADALSHFHAAVDGDPKHYMAYYRRATVFLAMGKSKSALPDLSRVIELKPDFTSARLQRGNLLLKQGALDEAESDFKKVLKSNPSDKEEREAQSQLIKADEIQRLVAQARSSFNSQDYVTAAAQLDTIIETCVWDVASREMRAECFILMGEMGKAISDLKAASKLKNDNTQAFYKLSNIYYNLGDHEMSLNEVRECLKLDPDHKQCYSHYKQVKKLNKQIRSAEELIQEQRYEDAVSKYEAVMKTEPNVHQFSLLAKERMCHALAQGQQASRAVSVCGEVLQSDPENVNVLKDRAEAYVLEEQYEEAIKDYETAAKHSENDRQIKEGLERAQRLLKQSLKRDYYKILGVKRTAQKKEIIKAYRKLAQQWHPDNFQDPVEKKKAEKKFIDIVQAKEVLTDPEMRNKFDQGEDPMDPESQQGRQHHQHFHQGFQGYNPFGSGPFNFKFNFN from the exons ATGGTTTCCATTGAACATGTCGCTCACAAGATACTGACTTACGTCCCATATGTTCTTGTTTTGATTGACATGAGATACGAAG GAGTGAAATGTAGCAGAGATGGGAGTGTGGACAATCATATGGAGATGGGGAAGAAACTGCTCGCTGCTGGCCAGCTAGCCGATGCCCTCTCTCATTTCCATGCTGCTGTTG ATGGAGATCCCAAGCACTACATGGCCTACTACAGGAGAGCTACAGTGTTTCTAGCAATGGGGAAGTCAAAGTCTGCACTGCCAGATTTGAGCAGAGTTATCGAACTCAAACCAGACTTCACATCT GCACGCCTTCAGAGAGGAAACCTCCTCCTGAAGCAGGGGGCACTAGATGAAGCAGAGAGTGACTTTAAGAAGGTG CTGAAATCCAACCCTAGcgacaaagaggagagggaagccCAGAGTCAGCTGATAAAGGCGGATGAAATTCAGCGACTGGTGGCTCAGGCGCGCAGCAGCTTCAACAGCCAGGATTATGTGACAGCTGCTGCCCAGCTTGACACTATCATTGAG ACTTGCGTTTGGGATGTGGCCTCTCGTGAGATGCGAGCAGAGTGTTTTATTCTAATGGGAGAGATGGGGAAAGCCATCAGTGACCTCAAAGCTGCATCCAAGTTAAAGAATGACAATACCCAGGCTTTCTACAAACTCAGCAACATCTACTATAATCTTGGAGACCATGAGATGTCCCTCAA TGAGGTTCGTGAGTGCCTGAAGCTTGATCCTGATCACAAACAGTGTTACAGCCACTACAAGCAGGTCAAGAAGCTCAACAAACAGATCCGGTCTGCAGAGGAACTCATCCAAGAGCAGAG GTACGAAGACGCAGTGAGCAAATATGAGGCAGTGATGAAGACCGAGCCCAATGTGCACCAGTTCTCTCTCCTGGCAAAGGAGCGCATGTGCCATGCATTAGCTCAG GGCCAGCAGGCTAGCAGagctgtgtcagtgtgtggcGAAGTCCTCCAGTCTGATCCGGAGAACGTTAATGTGCTGAAGGACAGAGCTGAGGCCTATGTCCTAGAGGAACAGTATGAGGAAG CCATTAAGGACTATGAGACTGCGGCGAAACACAGTGAGAACGACCGCCAGATAAAAGAAGGCCTGGAGAGAGCTCAGCGACTCCTCAAACAGTCTCTGAAGAGGGATTATTATAAGATCCTGGGAGTGAAAAG AACTGCCCAGAAGAAGGAGATCATCAAAGCCTACAGGAAGCTGGCACAACAGTGGCATCCGGACAACTTCCAGGATCCAGTGGAAAAGAAGAAGGCTGAGAAGAAGTTCATAGACATCGTTCAGGCTAAAGAGGTTCTCACTGATCCAG agatGAGAAACAAGTTTGACCAAGGGGAGGATCCCATGGATCCGGAGAGCCAGCAGGGACGTCAGCATCATCAGCACTTCCATCAGGGCTTTCAGGGTTACAATCCATTTGGCTCTGGACCCTTCAACTTTAAATTCAACTTCAACTGA
- the LOC129104168 gene encoding claudin-10-like isoform X2, whose translation MFQEILAFALSTSGWVLVSSTLPTDYWKVSSLDGTVITTATYWSNLWKACVTDSTGVSNCKDFASLLALEGYIQACRGLMIAAVCLGFFGSIFALVGMKCTKIGGSDKNKARIACFAGVNFILSGLCSLSACSLYAHRITSEFFDPMYMAQKYELGAALFIGWSGSILCILGGSMLCFSISGSFTKSHSQANYIYNGAASHSHISSYPRGQATSVNPRPPPDYSNSSRTQHFDKNVYV comes from the exons ATGTTTCAGGAGATCTTGGCCTTTGCTCTAAGCACTTCGGGGTGGGTGCTGGTGTCTTCGACTTTGCCGACGGACTACTGGAAGGTATCTTCACTTGATGGAACAGTCATCACCACAGCTACCTACTGGTCCAATCTTTGGAAAGCCTGCGTCACTGATTCAACTGGAGTCTCCAACTGCAAAGACTTTGCCTCGCTGCTGGCACTGGAGG GCTACATTCAAGCATGCAGGGGATTGATGATTGCAGCCGTCTGTCTGGGGTTTTTTGGTTCTATATTTGCCCTTGTTGGAATGAAATGCACCAAAATTGGAGggagtgacaaaaacaaagctagGATTGCCTGCTTTGCAGGTGTAAATTTCATTCTTAGTG GCCTTTGCTCACTTTCAGCATGCTCACTATATGCACACCGGATAACATCGGAGTTTTTTGACCCAATGTATATGGCACAGAA GTATGAACTGGGAGCTGCTCTCTTTATCGGCTGGTCAGGTTCTATACTCTGTATCCTCGGAGGCAGCATGCTCTGCTTCTCCATCTCAGGATCTTTTACCAAAAG CCACAGTCAGGCAAACTATATCTACAACGGTGCGGCCTCACATTCTCATATCTCCTCATACCCGAGAGGACAGGCAACGTCTGTAAACCCGAGGCCGCCTCCAGACTACAGCAACTCCTCCAGGACACAGCACTTTGATAAGAATGTATATGTGTGA
- the LOC129104169 gene encoding LOW QUALITY PROTEIN: claudin-10-like (The sequence of the model RefSeq protein was modified relative to this genomic sequence to represent the inferred CDS: substituted 1 base at 1 genomic stop codon): MIRMFLEILAFIITTSGWVLVCSTLPTDYWKIYTLDGAVAATVTNYANLWKICVTDLTGVSDCKDFPSMLALEGYIQACRGLMIAAVCLGFFGSIFALVGMKCTKIGGSDKNKARIACFAGVNFILSGLCSLSACSLYAHRITSEFFDPMFMXQKYELGAALFIGWSGSFLCILGGSMLCFSIVGCSTKSHRQANYIYNGAASHSHISSYPRGQATSVNPRPPPDYSNSSRTQHFDKNVYV; this comes from the exons ATGATCCGAATGTTTCTAGAGATCTTGGCCTTTATTATTACCACTTCAGGGTGGGTGCTGGTGTGTTCTACCTTGCCGACGGACTACTGGAAGATATATACACTTGATGGAGCAGTAGCCGCCACAGTAACCAACTATGCCAATCTGTGGAAGATCTGTGTCACTGATTTAACTGGAGTCTCCGACTGCAAAGACTTTCCCTCGATGTTGGCACTGGAGG GCTACATTCAAGCATGCAGGGGATTGATGATTGCAGCCGTCTGTCTGGGGTTTTTTGGTTCTATATTTGCCCTTGTTGGAATGAAATGCACCAAAATTGGAGggagtgacaaaaacaaagctagGATTGCCTGCTTTGCAGGTGTAAATTTCATTCTTAGTG GCCTTTGCTCACTTTCAGCATGCTCACTATATGCACACCGGATAACATCAGAGTTTTTTGACCCAATGTTTATGTAACAGAA ATATGAACTGGGAGCTGCTCTTTTTATCGGCTGGTCAGGTTCTTTCCTCTGTATCCTCGGAGGCAGCATGCTCTGCTTCTCCATCGTGGGTTGTTCTACCAAA AGCCACAGACAGGCAAACTATATCTACAACGGTGCGGCCTCACATTCTCATATCTCCTCATACCCGAGAGGACAGGCAACGTCTGTAAACCCGAGGCCGCCTCCAGACTACAGCAACTCCTCCAGGACACAGCACTTTGATAAGAATGTATATGTGTGA
- the LOC129104167 gene encoding claudin-10 — MKKRLIQVLGFLISSLGWLFVLCTMAMDFWRITQIGGQGGSFIIKVAWYWSNLWKDCFTDSTAVTNCRDFPVLWSVTPFVQAVRGLLMCGLTLGFFGVVLCFVGMECTYIGGAEKTKDKLLFAGAVFHIAGSVSDVSAYCLYINRVARTTFAESVGPGVLRYDLGTPIFLGLVGCFCILLGGMFYAVTVYRVIFPESKVVYAYGGGTYMAPRSGGRTLYTGYYRPSRQYGSYVGSDPSRSSKISKLSQTTRTKTSERDAFV, encoded by the exons ATGAAGAAACGTCTGATCCAAGTACTTGGCTTCTTGATTTCATCACTGGGATGGCTGTTTGTGCTGTGCACCATGGCCATGGACTTTTGGAGGATCACCCAAATAGGAGGACAAGGAGGCTCTTTTATCATCAAAGTGGCCTGGTACTGGTCCAATTTATGGAAGGATTGTTTTACCGATTCCACAGCCGTCACCAACTGTAGAGACTTCCCTGTGCTCTGGAGTGTCACCC CTTTTGTCCAGGCAGTACGAGGATTGCTAATGTGCGGGTTAACTCTTGGTTTTTTTGGTGTCGTGCTTTGTTTTGTTGGGATGGAGTGCACTTATATTGGTGGAGCTGAGAAGACCAAGGACAAACTGCTTTTTGCAGGAGCAGTGTTTCACATTGCTGGCA GTGTGTCAGATGTTTCTGCCTACTGCTTATACATCAACAGGGTTGCACGAACAACTTTTGCTGAGAGTGTAGGGCCAGGAGTCTTACG GTATGACCTAGGAACTCCCATATTTCTAGGATTGGTGGGATGTTTTTGCATCCTTTTAGGGGGTATGTTTTACGCTGTGACCGTCTACAGAGTAATATTCCCTGAGAG TAAAGTGGTATATGCCTATGGAGGAGGCACATACATGGCCCCTCGCTCCGGGGGAAGGACCCTGTACACCGGATACTACAGACCCTCCAGGCAGTATGGATCTTATGTGGGCTCAGACCCATCCAGAAGCTCCAAGATCTCCAAGCTCTCTCAGACAACACGCACGAAAACTTCAGAAAGAGATGCATTTGTGTAG
- the LOC129104168 gene encoding claudin-10-like isoform X1: protein MSGLQILAFVSGLAGLGATIGATVSNEWRATSRASSVITATWVLQGLWNNCAGNAIGALHCRPHHTILQLEGYIQACRGLMIAAVCLGFFGSIFALVGMKCTKIGGSDKNKARIACFAGVNFILSGLCSLSACSLYAHRITSEFFDPMYMAQKYELGAALFIGWSGSILCILGGSMLCFSISGSFTKSHSQANYIYNGAASHSHISSYPRGQATSVNPRPPPDYSNSSRTQHFDKNVYV, encoded by the exons ATGTCAGGCTTGCAGATTTTGGCTTTTGTCAGCGGCCTGGCCGGGCTGGGTGCCACTATAGGGGCCACAGTGTCCAATGAATGGAGGGCCACGAGCCGGGCATCCTCAGTCATCACAGCGACCTGGGTGCTCCAGGGTCTGTGGAACAACTGTGCTGGAAATGCTATTGGAGCTCTGCACTGCAGACCACATCATACTATCCTGCAGCTGGAAG GCTACATTCAAGCATGCAGGGGATTGATGATTGCAGCCGTCTGTCTGGGGTTTTTTGGTTCTATATTTGCCCTTGTTGGAATGAAATGCACCAAAATTGGAGggagtgacaaaaacaaagctagGATTGCCTGCTTTGCAGGTGTAAATTTCATTCTTAGTG GCCTTTGCTCACTTTCAGCATGCTCACTATATGCACACCGGATAACATCGGAGTTTTTTGACCCAATGTATATGGCACAGAA GTATGAACTGGGAGCTGCTCTCTTTATCGGCTGGTCAGGTTCTATACTCTGTATCCTCGGAGGCAGCATGCTCTGCTTCTCCATCTCAGGATCTTTTACCAAAAG CCACAGTCAGGCAAACTATATCTACAACGGTGCGGCCTCACATTCTCATATCTCCTCATACCCGAGAGGACAGGCAACGTCTGTAAACCCGAGGCCGCCTCCAGACTACAGCAACTCCTCCAGGACACAGCACTTTGATAAGAATGTATATGTGTGA
- the cldn10c gene encoding claudin-10 codes for MSYRTVVMYMEIGCFVVCVSGWILVCSTMPTEIWTWSEVDSIVLTTSNYFSNLWKDCISDSTGVSDCKGIPSMLALNWDIHMCRALIIISIILGFFGSVLVLVGMKCTKVGGTEIVNARVTFAGGMNYLIGGLCSTIAFSYYGNKIRSEFQNPNYRAQKFEIGVGVFIGWGGSTLLVVGGLIYSIFAGTEGCQSSSKRYPDYQFPDAYTVVPTRKSIVSSARTMTSASRKSETSSGSRGSSISGITATTKTTATNAYV; via the exons ATGAGTTACAGGACTGTGGTGATGTACATGGAGATCGGCTGCTTTGTTGTCTGTGTATCAGGATGGATCCTGGTGTGTTCCACAATGCCCACAGAGATCTGGACATGGTCTGAGGTAGACAGCATAGTGTTGACCACCTCAAACTACTTCTCCAACCTGTGGAAGGATTGTATATCTGATTCAACTGGAGTATCTGACTGCAAGGGGATTCCATCAATGCTTGCTCTGAATT GGGACATTCACATGTGCCGAgctctcatcatcatctctaTTATCCTGGGTTTCTTTGGATCAGTTCTGGTTTTAGTGGGAATGAAGTGCACTAAGGTTGGTGGAACAGAGATTGTTAATGCAAGAGTAACCTTTGCTGGCGGCATGAACTACCTTATCGGAG GGTTGTGTTCTACGATTGCTTTCTCATATTATGGAAATAAAATTAGATCAGAATTTCAAAACCCTAACTACAGAGCTCAAAA ATTTGAAATAGGCGTTGGTGTTTTCATCGGCTGGGGAGGCTCCACCTTACTTGTTGTTGGAGGCCTTATTTACAGTATCTTTGCAGGGACAGAAGGGTGCCAGTCAAG CTCAAAAAGATACCCGGACTACCAGTTCCCTGATGCCTACACGGTTGTTCCGACAAGAAAAAGCATTGTTTCTTCAGCTCGCACAATGACTAGTGCGAGCAGAAAATCAGAGACATCCAGtggcagcagaggcagcagcatcTCTGGAATCACCGCTACTACCAAGACGACAGCTACAAATGCATATGTGTGA